Part of the Clostridium sporogenes genome, GCTTTTTGGGCTTCATTTTCATGTTTAGGTTCTATAGCTATATCACCTAAAGAAACTATACCTACTATATTTTCGTTATCTTCTACAGGTAATCTTCTTATTTGTCTTTCACTCATTATCCTAGCTGCATCATGTATATCCATATCTTTATTAGCTATTACAGGATTAGATGTCATAATATCTCCAACTTTAATATTATTATCTGATCCATTTGCTACGGATCTTAAAGCTATATCCCTATCTGTAATAACTCCAACCACTTTATTATTTTCACAAATAGGTACAGATCCAACATTATGTTCACTCATAAGTTGAGCTGCCTTTTCTACAGAATCATTTCTATTCACTGTTGCTACATTTTGGGTCATAACGTCCATAACTTTCATACTAACACCTCCAAACATAGTTTATCCACGTACCTATTTTTTATTTAAGAATTATTATAAATTTCTTAATTAATTATTATTTTTCCTTTTTAATGTTATTTATAGCTTATATATATTTGCAAAATGTTGTATAATATTATATATTTCAAGTAATAGGAATTATATTTTTTTAGGAGTGATAATATAATGGCAAAAATAGCAAAGAGTGCCGTACCAAATGCTTTTACTTTAGGGAATTTAGGTTGTGGAGTTATGTCTTTAATGATGACATTTCAACAAAACTATAAATGGGCTGCTTTATTTATACTAATTGCAGGTTTAATGGATAGATATGATGGAAGAGTTGCTAGGTTTTTAAAGGTTGATAGTGCTATTGGTAAAGAATTAGATTCTTTAGCTGATTTAGTTTCTTTTGGTGTAGCACCTTCTATTTTAACCTTTCACATTTATAACTTTAGCAATTTAGGAATACTTGGTTATTTATTGGTATTAATGTTCCCTATAGCTGGAGCATACAGACTTGCTAGATATAATATTACTGAATTTGATGGTTCTTTTTCTGGTATACCAATAACCTTAGCTGGTATGTTTATGGCTCTATATTGTTTAATTAGCTTAAATAGAATTGGAGCTTCAAGTTTAACTGTAATTTTAATCATAACATTATCTTATCTTATGGTTAGTAATGTAAAATTAAAAAAATTCTAAAAAAATCGTGGTTTTCCACGATTTTTTTATTATTAATAACTTAAGTACATTAAAATCTATGTTTTTCATATTAAATCTCTTTTATACTTTTTAAATATTCGCCATCTAATTCATCTACACTTGAATCCAAATCTATATTTACTGTCAAATTATCGTAACTTTCTTTATTAAAATTATATAAATCCTCTTCTAGCAATTCTAAAAAATATTCATCTGGATAAAACAACTCCATTTTTTTCACCTCTTTGAATTATTTGTAATTTCCATAGTATATTTTTTAAATATCTTTGTTCATATTCATTTTATTCTTACCTCATAAAGTTGTTACTAAACAATATTAAGGAAAGTGCGCCGCACTTTCCTTAATATTCGTAAAAACAACTTCCACCTATAAATTCTCTTAATATAGAATTACCTGGAACTAAGTTCATGTCAACTTCTTTAAAGAAGTTTAAGAAACTTTTTAACCTAGTTGCTTCATAATGAACAGTACTGTTTTTATCTATTTTGTTAAGTTCTGCAAGAGCATATTTTTTTAATATGCAAAGTTCATAAACTATTGTGGAATTAAACATTACATCTGCATTTTCTTGGAATACAAATATATTTCTGTCTTCACCCCTCTTTATAGATGGCCACATTTTTAAGGTTTCTTCTCCTTTATAACCTCTTGATAAATAATCTCTAACTAGTCTTCTTATTATCCTTACATCTGTTGTAGATACTCTGTTATGATTATCTATATTTAATTGAGTTAATGCACTTATATATATTTTAAATTTATTTTTATCCGGTATTTCTCTTGTTAATATTGGATTTAATCCATGTATTCCTTCCACAATGAGTATCCCATTTTTAGGAAGTTTTATCTTTTTACCATCATATTCCCTTTTACCTTTTTTAAAATTGAAAGTAGGTATTTGTACCTCTTCTCCGTTTAATATATGTTTTAAATCTTCATTAAATAAATCTATATCTAGAGCATCAATGGATTCAAAATCATAATCTCCATTTTCATCTTTTGGAGTATCCTCTCTGTTAACAAAATAATTATCTAACGAAATAGGCACAGGAATCAAAGCGTTAACTCTTAATTGAATTCCTAATCTATTAGCAAAGGTAGTTTTCCCTGATGATGAAGGTCCTGATATTAATACCATTTTTATGTTCTCTTTATCATATATCATATCTGCTATGTTTGCTATTTTCTTTTCATGCAGGGCCTCTGATACTCTTATTATATCTTTTATTTCGCCATATACAACTTTATCGTTTAGTGCCCCTACATCCCCTACATCTAAAATTTTAGCCCATTTTTCTGTTTCCCTAAATATTTTTGTAAGCTTTTTATATTCAACAAACTCTGGTATATTAAATGGATCTTTTTCTCTAGGGTATCTTAATATAAAACCTGGATCATAATACATAATATCAAAATTTTTAATTGCCCCTGTTGAATATGCCATAGGTCCATAAAAATAATCGTATCTTCCATCTAATTCATATAGCTTCACTTCTTCATGTGGAATATGACTTAAAAGCCTAACTTTATCTTTCATCCCATATTCTTTAAATATTTCTATAGCTTTTTCTCTTTTAACTGAAATTTTTTTTATCTTTATGTCTTTACTTATTATTTCATTCATTTTATTTTTAATCTTTAATATATCATTTTCATTTAGTGATAGCTTCTTATGAATTTCACCATATAGTCCTTTGCCTAAAGAATGCTCTATAACAACAGTAGATTCAGGATATAAATCTAAAACTGCCTTTATAAATATAAACTGCAAAGTTCTAACATAAGTTTTTAATCCCATTTCATCTGTTATATCTACAGGAATGAATGCTCCCTCTTTTTTCACTGTGGAAGTTAGTTCATAATATTCTTCATCTATTTTTCCTAAAACAATAGGTATATTATCTTCTAATTTATTTTCTTTTACTACATCATATAAGGTTTTATCCTCAGATACCAGAATATCACTACCATTAGGCATATATAACTTTAATTCCTCCATTTTATTCATCTCCTTATCTTAGGCTGTAATATTATTATAATTCATTTATTATATTTTGTTACCTATATTTATTCATATTTTTATTTAAATTTGCCACAATATGATTATAAGGAGGTTTGCATATGTTTATAGTCTTAATTAGAACTATAATTTTATATCTTTTGGTTATATTATCTATGAGACTAATGGGGAAAAAACAAATAGGTGAATTAGAGCCTTTTGAGTTAGCTATAACCATAATGATATCAGAATTAGCATCACTACCCATGCAAGATTCTCGTATACCCTTATTACATGGAATAGTTCCCATACTAACTCTATTAATAGTTCAGACTATGCTTTCTATTGTACAGCTTAAAAGTGAGAAACTAAGAAGTATAATTACTGGAGAACCTAGTTTATTAATAGAAAATGGTAAAATCAACTTTAAAGAATTAAAAAACCAAAGATTTAGCATCAACGATATGATGGAAGAACTAAGACTTCAAGGATATTATGATCTACAAAGCGTAGAATATGCCATATTAGAAACTAGTGGTCAATTATCTATAATTCCTAAAACAGAAGAATCACCTGTCACTAAAAAAGATTTATCCCTGCAAACTACTCAAGAAAGATTGCCTGTAACATTAATATTAGATGGAAAAATTAACAGAAAAAATTTAAAATTAATAAAAAAGGATGAACGATGGTTAAAAAATAAGTTGGAAAAATATAATATTAGTTGTTATGATGAATTATTAATAGCTGTTTTAAATTCTAAGGGTAATTTATATTATCAAAAAAAATAAGATTATAAGTAGGTGATATTATCAAAAGAAGTATAACATCATTTATATTATTTTTAATTCTAATTTTTACTCTTGTTAATTATTCATCTAAATTAAATACTACTTGTAAAAGCTTCATGAATCAATGCAATGAATTAGAAGAATTAGTCTCTTCTCAATCCTGGGAAAAAGCATATGGTAAATCCTTAGAATTATTTAATGACTGGCAAGACAACAATTTTGTTATTTCTATGGTTATAAATCATTCAGAAATAGATAATATAAATATTGAATTATGGAAACTTACCCAATATGTAAAATGTGAGAGTGAAGATGAATCATTAGCTTCTATCCATGCAGTTAAATTTTTATTAGAGCATATTATGCAAATGGAAAAAATAAACATAAAAAATATAGTATAATATTAATTGATTTTTATATATAAGAGTATACTAATATTATATATATTACTCACAATTCATTTGTTACACTTTTAAAAAATATATAAATGAATTATAATTAAATTGTGGAAAATATCTAATTAATAATTTATAATATAATTATAGTTAATAAATAAAAGTCCCATAGGGACTTAATGCGTCCCTATAAATTTGTTTTAAATTTATTTTTGGAAGGTGGAATTTTAAATGGCATTAGTAACAACTAAAGAGATGTTTAAAAAAGCTTATGAAGGTAAGTATGCTATAGGAGCATTCAACATTAATAATATGGAAATATTACAAGGAGTTGTAAATGCTGCTAAAGCTGCAAACTCAGCTGTTATACTACAAGTATCTGCAGGTGCTTTAAAATATGCTGGTCCTAAATACTTAAAAGCAATGGTAGATGCAGCTATAGCTGATACTGGAATAGATGTAGCTCTACATTTAGATCATGGTGCAAGCTTAGATGTTGTAAAATTAGCTATAGAAAGCGGATTTACTTCTGTAATGTTTGATGGTTCTCATTATGATTACGAAGAAAATGTAGCTAAAACTAAAGAAGTTGTAGAATATGCTCACTCCCATGGTGTTGTAGTTGAAGCTGAATTAGGAGTACTAGCAGGAGTAGAAGATGATGTACAAAGTGATGTACATATCTACACTGATCCAGAACAAGCAGTAGACTTCGTAAATAGAACAGGTGTTGATTCTTTAGCAATAGCTATAGGAACAAGTCATGGTGCTTACAAATTTGCTGGAGAAGCACAATTAAGATTTGATATATTAGAAGAAATCCAATCAAAATTACCTGAATATCCAATAGTTCTTCACGGAGCATCTTCTGTAGATCCAGAATCTGTTGATACTTGTAACAAATACGGTGGAGAAATAAAAGGAGCTAAGGGAGTTCCAGCTGATATGCTTAGAAAAGCATCTTCTATGGCAGTATGTAAAATAAACATGGATACAGATTTAAGATTAGCTATGACAGCTGGTATAAGAAAAGTTCTTTCTGAAGATCCCAAACAATTTGACCCAAGAAAATACTTAGGTGAAGGTAGAGCAAGAATAGAAAAAATCGTTGAAGATAAAATAAAAGATGTTTTAGGTTCAACTGATTCTTTAAAATAAATAAAATAATTATCAAGTTATATTAGTAATTATTATAATAGTAGATAGATCTGTATTAAAAACAAATCTATCTACTATCTTTCTATTATTAATTCGCGTCTTTTAAGTAATTATTATATAAATTTAATAAAAATATTTTTTATTTTTAAATCATAAATGTCTACTTTTGCATATAATTATAAACATTTTTAATCATGATATTTACAGACCCATCCCCTACTCTTTTTACTTCAAACCTTGACTCATCATGATAAGATTCTTCATCTATATACAAATCAATATCCTTATCTATCTTTACTCTTATTCTTTTAAATTTTTTATCTACCCATTCTTTGTCTACGGATATTTTATCTTTTACTCCTTGCTTAGAAATAAAACCTTCATAATTTAATTTAATATCAGGATTTTCTCCGAATATATCATTAGAAACTTCTTTTACATCTATAGTATCTTCTTCTTTTAATAACTTATTTACTGTTCTTATTATTTTTTCTGAGGTATCTGCGTTTTCATTTAGGTTAGATTTAGCCCACTTTTCTGTGGCTTTCACAAAATTTTTTGTAACATCTCTTTCATTCTCTACTATCTTACAACCTAAATATTTACTTATAAAATAGTTTGAACCATATTCTTCACTATCTTTAGATTTTTTCTGTTTATCTATAACCATTAAATTAAATTCTTGCTCTTCTCTTATAGGTTTTATGAATGCACATTTTTGTATCTTTTGGGCACTTGCAGGTAATCCTGTAAATTCTGGAACTATATCTATACCTATCTTATCTTCCACCATATCCACTACATGGATATAATTTTTAACATAATCCATTTTTAATATGGCTAACATTGGTCCATATTCTGTGGATATAGAAACTATCATCAAATCACAGGAGGATATATTATCATTACCCTTCATTAATATAAAAAGTTGTCTAGCCAGCTCTTTAGAAACATCTAACAAATCATTTTGACCATTTAAATATTCCTGTGAAAGCTCTTTTACTATATTTCTTTCCTCATTAAATATAGCATATTTCAATTCTTCATCCTTTAAACATCTATCTACATGTTTTAATATAAATTTATATATTTCATCATCCAATCTTAATTTATATTCATTTAATATAGGTTCCTCACTATTGTTATCTAATATATGTATTATAGCCTCATTAATATTTACTTCCTTTATATATTCCAAAAATAACACTCCTTATTTACATTATTTAACATATACATTATATTTCAAACTCTAAATAAATTCAAAATTCTATAACAAATATATTAACATAAAAGCTTTATTCTTTCCAAAGCTCATTTTTATATAATAAATTAAAAATATTTTACTAAAATCCAACAAAATTTAATTTACTACAATTTTTAATATAAAATTAAGATACTCCTAAATTGTTTTTATAACTATTATGGTACAATATATAATATAAACTTAATAACATCATTTAATTATCCCCATTAGGAGTGATTTTATTGAAAGAAATAGAAACTAGAATAATAAAAATAAATGTGGAAGAAATTAGAAAAAAATTATTGAGTTTAGGTGCAGTAAAAGTTAAAGAGGAAAATCAAATTAATAATATTTATGATTTTTCTGATAAAAAACTATTAAAAAACAAAGGCTATGCAAGAATTAGATATATAAAAGATGTTATTAAAAATGAAGAACATTATTATATGACTGTGAAAAAACTTATAAGTCAAGAAAAATATAAGATTATGGAAGAAAATGAAACTGAAATATTAGATTCTAAAGAAGGTGAAAATATTTTTAAGGCCTTAGGATTACAATTAATAGAGTCTATATCGAAATTTAGGGAAAGCTATAAATATAAAGAAACCCTAGTAGAAATAGATATTAATGATAAAAGTTTTTGTCCTTTCCCTTATATAGAACTAGAATCCAATAATGAAGAAGAATTAAAAAAATTAGTAGAATTATTGGGTTATTCTATGAATGATACTACTTCAAAAACTATATATGAAATATTAAAAGAAGAAAAGGTAAAATAATTTATGTTTGGATACGTTACTCCCTGCAAAATGGAGCTCAAAATAAAGGAATATGAAAAATTTAGAGCTTATTATTGTGGACTATGTAAAACTATAAAAAAAGATTATGGTGAATTGCCTAGAGTCACCATAAATTATGATATGACTTTTTTAGGCATATTATTAGATTCCCTGGAGGATAATAAAAATACATTTACAAAAGAACATTGCATTATTCATCCTATAAAGAAAAAAGTTATTATAACCAATAACGAAGCACTAAAATATGCAGCATTTTTTAATGTAGCTTTAAGTTATTATAAACTTTTAGATAATATAGAAGATGATAACTCTATTAAAAGTAATATATCCTCTAAATTTCTAAAAAAATACATACACAAAAATAATGATTTATATGAAAAACATATCCACACTGTGGATAATTCTTTGAAAAGTTTATATATTTGTGAAAAGGATTATGAAAATAAAAGCATTGATGAAATTTCTCATCATTTTGCCCATTTAACGGGCTATATATTATCTTCCTATAAAGATTTTTCTTTTAAAGATAGTCTTTATTGGTTAGGATATAATTTAGGGAAGTGGATTTATATAATTGATGCTTTTGATGATTTAGAAAAAGATATAAATGAAAACAAATTTAATGTTATAAATAATGTTTATAATAAAAATAATTTGAATTATAAAGAGTTTAGAGACAGCATAAAAGATAAAATAGATTTTCTACTAGTTAACTGTGCCAGTGCCTGTTTAAATAATTTTAACACTATGCCTATTGTAAAGAATAAAGGTTTATTATATAATATTTTACAATTTGGTTTAATGGAAAAAATGGAACGAGTATTAAAAGGAGTGAATACAGAAAATGAATCCCTATGAAATTTTAGGAATAAATAAAAATGCTTCTAAAGAAGAAATTCAGCAAGCTTATAGAAAACTAGCTAAAAAATATCATCCTGATCAATATGGTAATAACCCTCTTAGAGATTTAGCCGAGCAAAAAATGAGAGAAATTAATGAAGCCTATGATTATTTAATGAAAAATAATAATTCCCAAAGCTATAATTCAAATAATTATAATGGTAGCTCTAATAGTCATTCTTCTAATGACTATGCTTCTATAAGGGCTGATATAGATAGAGGAGATATATCTTCTGCGGAACAAAAATTAAATAGTATAAATGTCAGAAATGCAGAATGGTACTATCTTATGGGACGTGTAAATTATTCTAAAGGTTGGTATGATGTAGCCCATAATTATTTTAATAATGCTTATAGCTTAGATCCTTCAAATTTTGAGTATAGAGATGCATTAAACAAAATGAGCAACAATAATAATTCTTATAGAAAACCTTATTATTCTGAAAGAAGAAGTGATCCTGATATGTGTAGAATTTGTGGTACTCTTTATTGTATTGATTGTTGTTGTGAATGTTGCGGAGGAGATTTTATTAGTTGTTGCTAAAATAATTTGGGGAGATGATAGTTTATGAAAACTACCCATTTAAAATCTTCAAATATAGCTAAAGGTGGAATATTTACAGCTATAAGTTTTTTACTTATTTATTTAAGCACTATATTACCAGTAAATAAACTATCCTTATTAGCTACTGCTTCTGCTATTATTCCTATAGCTATAATAAGTACAAATGTAAAAAATGGCTTCTTAGTGTACTTATCAACATCAATTTTATGTTCCATAGTAGTTGGCATAAGTAGAATCTCTGTAATTTTTTATATAATATTTTTTGGCATATATGGAATAATTAAATATTATATAGAAAATTTCAATAGACTTTACATAGAAATAATATTAAAATTTTTATTTTTTAATATATGCTTAATAATTTTATTTTATATATATAAGTTATTTTTTCAGGGTATTCCTATAATTAATAAATACATATATATTTATTTTATTGTAGCTCAAATAGCTTTTATTGCATTTGATTATGTTTTAACTCTATTCATATTTTATATTGATAAACACTTTATTAAAAATATAAGGCTTTGATATATTGACAAAATTACTCAATTTGTTATAATAAATTTTGTTAATATAATTATTGCCCATTCGCCAAATGGTAAGGCACCTGCCTCTGGAGCAGGCATTTGTTGGTTCGAATCCAGCATGGGCAGCCAAAAGAGTTCTTTTAAAGAGCTCTTTTTTATTTTATAAAATTTCTCCTTTATAAAAAATTATATAATATTTTCAATTTTAATAGTAAAAACTTTGTTTAAAATTAATATATAATATTTTACTAATAAAATGCGCTCACTTGTGCAAAATATATATATGACTTTTAAGTGAGGTGTATAAATTGAATTATAAAATTAGAAACAAATTTATATTTTACTCTTTATTTGTAGTATTACTAACAAGTATTCTATTAATACCTCTATACAAAGCAAAAGCTTATAAAGATATTTCTCCAAAGGAGGTAAAACACATAATATCAACACCATATTCTACTGCCCTAGTAATAGATGTTAGAACCCCTAAAGAATTTAGTAATGGTCATATACCTAAAAGCTTAAATATTCCAATGGATAGTTTCAAGGATACAATGTTATCTAAAAATATAGATAAAAACACTAAAATAATTATTTATTGCAATACTGGTGTAAGAGCTAAAAATGCATCAAATTTATTAGATAAATTAGGATTTACTAATGTATATATTTTAGACCGCTTAAACTCATGGCCCTATCCTTTAGAATATTAATAAAGATATATATTTAGTAATCCCTTGACAATATATATATCATAATATACAATTGAGTATAAATTAATATTAAAGGTCTTGAACAGGAGTAGTAATATTTTTTCTATATAAAGAGAACTGTTGGATGGTGGGAAACAGTATAGGGAAATGTGAACTTGCCTGGGAGCTTGTCTATCAAAAATAGGCACGGGTAAAACCGTTATTTTTATAAGAGGAATCTATTAATTTATAGATTTAATTAGAGTGGTACCGCGGATAACCTTTCGTCTCTATTAAGAGATGATAGGTTTTTTTATTTTATATAAAAATATTCTAAACTTATTTTTATATAATTAAATAAATTTTATTATATAAATATTTAACTATTTTTAATATTTATTTGTAAATAATAATTTATAAAATAGATAGGAGGATTATTATGGGAAACTATAGTACTAAAATCGATAAGAAATGGCAAGACAAATGGGAAGAAAACTCTCTATACAAGTTTAATAATAAAAATTTAGATAAAAAATTATATGTTCTTGAAATGTTTTCTTATCCATCAGGAAGTAAATTACACGCTGGTCACTGGTTTAACTATGGTCCTGTGGACTCTTGGGCAAGATTTAAAAGAATGCAAGGATATAATGTTTTTCAACCTATGGGCTTTGATGCTTTCGGTCTTCCAGCTGAAAACTATGCAATAAAAACAGGTATACATCCAAAAGACTCCACCTTCAAAAATATTGAAACTATGGAAGCTCAATTAAGAGCTATGGGCGCTATGTTCAACTGGGAAAACGAAGTTATAACTTGTTCACCAGACTATTATAAATGGACTCAATGGGTATTTTTAAAGCTTTATGAAAAAGGTTTAGCTTATAAAAAGAAAGCACCTGTTAATTGGTGCCCAAGTTGTAATACTGTTCTTGCTAACGAACAGGTTTTAGATGGAAAATGCGAAAGATGTGATAGCAATGTTGATAAAAAAAATCTAGAACAATGGTTCTTAAAAATAACTGACTATGCTGATGAACTATTAGAAAAACTTGATGAATTAGATTGGCCTGAAAAAACTAAAGCTATGCAAAAACACTGGATTGGGAAATCTGTAGGTGCTGAAGTTACATTTAACGTAGCAGATTCAGATTTAAGCTTTAATGTATTTACTACAAGGGTAGATACTTTATTTGGAGTTACTTATGTGGTTTTAGCTCCAGAAAATGACTTAGTAGATAAACTAACTACAGCAGAAAATAAAGCTGCAGTTGAAGCATACAAAGATCAAGCTAAAAACCAATCTGATATAGAAAGACAATCTATAACTCGGGAAAAAACTGGTGTATTCTCAGGTTCCTATGCTATAAATCCTATAAACGGTAAAAAAGTACCTATATGGGTAGGAGATTATGTATTAAATACCTATGGAACAGGTTGTGTAATGGCAGTTCCTGCTCATGATGAAAGAGATTTTGCTTTTGCTACTAAATATAACCTTCCTATAGAAAGAGTTATAGAAGGTAGTGACTCTCTTCCTTATACAGAATACGGAAAAATGATCAATAGTGAAGAATTCGATGGCTTATCTGGAGATAAAGCTAAAGAAGCTGTAATTTCTAAGCTAGAATCTATGAATCTTGGTAGAAAAAAAGTAAACTATAGATTAAGGGATTGGCTTATATCAAGACAACGATATTGGGGTGCTCCTATTCCTATAATTTATTGTGAAAAGTGCGGTACAGTAGAAGTTCCTATGGCTGAGCTTCCTGTAGAATTACCATATAATGTAGAGTTCTCTCCAGATGGAAAATCACCTTTAGGTAAATGTGATGACTTTATAAATACAACTTGCCCAAAATGTGGTGGTGCAGCTAGAAGAGAAGCAGACACATTAGATACTTTTGTATGTTCTTCTTGGTATTATTTAAGATATCCAGATAATAATAACGAAAAAGAAGCTTTTGATCCTGAATTAATAAATAAAATGCTTCCAGTTGATAAATATGTTGGTGGTCCTGAACATGCTTGTATGCATCTTTTATATGCTAGATTTATAACTAAGGCTTTAAGGGATATGGGCTATCTAAACTTTGATGAACCATTTTTATCTCTTACTCATCAAGGACTAATATTAGGCCCTGATGGTTTAAAAATGAGTAAATCAAAAGGGAATACCATCTCTCCTGACGATTATATAAAGGAATTTGGTGCAGATGTATTCAGAATGTATCTAATGTTTGGATTTGATTATACAGAAGGTGGAGCTTGGAGTGACGATGGTATAAAATCCATAGGCAGATTCATAGACAGAGTGGAAAGAATACTAGAAAATGCTAGAGAAGAAATAAAAAATTCTAAAAATAATAAGTCTACCATGGATAAAGATGAAAAAGAATTGAATTATGTAAGACATCATAGCATTAAATCTATAACTGAAGATATAGATAAAATGCAATTTAATACTTCTATAGCAAGATTGATGGAATTTACAAATGCTCTATCTAAATATCTTGGTGATAATACTTTTAAAAATGCTTCATTCTTAAAAGAAAGTATAATTGACTTTATAACATTATTAGCACCTTTTGCTCCTCATTTTGCTGAAGAACAATGGGAGCTTATAGGTATGAATTCTTCTGTTTTCAATGAAAAATGGCCTAAATTTGAACCTAAGGCCCTAATAAGAGATGAAGTTGAAATAGCTATACAAGTAAATGGTAAAATAAGAGCTAAAATAAATATATCTACTATTTCATCAGAAGATGAAATAAAAGAAGCAGCATTAAATAATGAGGATATTAAAAATTCTATAGGAGATAAAGAAATAAAAAAAGTTATAGTAATAAAAAATAGATTAGTTAATATAGTTGCTAAATAATATAATAAATTAAAAAAGGCTATCTCAAAATAAAAATAGATTTAATTTTAACCCGTAAATATAGAAAATACATTCATAAGACAATTCATTTTGCTAAGAAGTTCTTAATTTGACTCCATTAAAAATTTTCTACCCAGTACAGGCGCCATCCTTGGCTTCACTACTGGCTCCTCACGTCCTGTGAGGAATTAGGTCAATTTTTAATTCCGTCAAATTAAGAACTTCTAAAGCTTATTCATATGCTTATTACATGTATTCTCTATATTTACTAAGTTAAAATTAAATCTATTTTAAGATATCCTCTTTAAACATTATTTATACATTTCTATAGTTTTTTCTGTGGATTTTAGTAGACTGTTTAATTCAAATACTTCCCCTTCTTCTATAAGTTTGTTTAATTGCGCTTGATATCTATTAGAATCTATAATCTTCCCCATAGATTGCAATGTTAAAATATTATCCATTATGTAAGATACTAAACTTGATTTTACTTCAAAAAGTTTTTGTGCATCCTTTATTTCATCTTTTATTTCCATCATTAATTTATCTAAGTTAAAAGCTGCATCTGCCGCTGATTTAAGCTTTAACTTTATATCCTTAGGTATTTGATGTTTATATTTATAATTTAATGAATGTTCTATAGTAGCCCAAAAATTCATAGCTAATGTTCTTATTTGAAGTTCTGCTAAAATCTCCTTTTGGCCTTCTGCCATACTAACAGGATATTTTATAATCATATGATAACTTCTATACCCACTATTTTTAACATTAGTTATATAATCTTTTTCATATATTATTTGCATATCTTTTCTCTGTCTTACTAATTCCACTACCTTCTCTATATCACTAGTGAATTGACACATTATTCTTATTCCTGCTATATCT contains:
- a CDS encoding nucleoid-associated protein, with protein sequence MEYIKEVNINEAIIHILDNNSEEPILNEYKLRLDDEIYKFILKHVDRCLKDEELKYAIFNEERNIVKELSQEYLNGQNDLLDVSKELARQLFILMKGNDNISSCDLMIVSISTEYGPMLAILKMDYVKNYIHVVDMVEDKIGIDIVPEFTGLPASAQKIQKCAFIKPIREEQEFNLMVIDKQKKSKDSEEYGSNYFISKYLGCKIVENERDVTKNFVKATEKWAKSNLNENADTSEKIIRTVNKLLKEEDTIDVKEVSNDIFGENPDIKLNYEGFISKQGVKDKISVDKEWVDKKFKRIRVKIDKDIDLYIDEESYHDESRFEVKRVGDGSVNIMIKNVYNYMQK
- a CDS encoding class IV adenylate cyclase translates to MKEIETRIIKINVEEIRKKLLSLGAVKVKEENQINNIYDFSDKKLLKNKGYARIRYIKDVIKNEEHYYMTVKKLISQEKYKIMEENETEILDSKEGENIFKALGLQLIESISKFRESYKYKETLVEIDINDKSFCPFPYIELESNNEEELKKLVELLGYSMNDTTSKTIYEILKEEKVK
- a CDS encoding DUF5685 family protein, whose amino-acid sequence is MFGYVTPCKMELKIKEYEKFRAYYCGLCKTIKKDYGELPRVTINYDMTFLGILLDSLEDNKNTFTKEHCIIHPIKKKVIITNNEALKYAAFFNVALSYYKLLDNIEDDNSIKSNISSKFLKKYIHKNNDLYEKHIHTVDNSLKSLYICEKDYENKSIDEISHHFAHLTGYILSSYKDFSFKDSLYWLGYNLGKWIYIIDAFDDLEKDINENKFNVINNVYNKNNLNYKEFRDSIKDKIDFLLVNCASACLNNFNTMPIVKNKGLLYNILQFGLMEKMERVLKGVNTENESL
- a CDS encoding DnaJ domain-containing protein, whose translation is MNPYEILGINKNASKEEIQQAYRKLAKKYHPDQYGNNPLRDLAEQKMREINEAYDYLMKNNNSQSYNSNNYNGSSNSHSSNDYASIRADIDRGDISSAEQKLNSINVRNAEWYYLMGRVNYSKGWYDVAHNYFNNAYSLDPSNFEYRDALNKMSNNNNSYRKPYYSERRSDPDMCRICGTLYCIDCCCECCGGDFISCC
- a CDS encoding rhodanese-like domain-containing protein, whose product is MNYKIRNKFIFYSLFVVLLTSILLIPLYKAKAYKDISPKEVKHIISTPYSTALVIDVRTPKEFSNGHIPKSLNIPMDSFKDTMLSKNIDKNTKIIIYCNTGVRAKNASNLLDKLGFTNVYILDRLNSWPYPLEY